The Cryptococcus decagattii chromosome 1, complete sequence genome includes a region encoding these proteins:
- a CDS encoding hsp70-like protein, translating into MPDINELLRWSIANSTAPNADTSEELQIRFNPNSTQSGTSTLHASDSGLPDVSPASTPGPATPKDGSSLPLPPGAEVAGAKREDLTSEMLDLILGKGDSITMKEKMAFAIDESNSVEDRVEALDDFEMLIELIDNANNMPILKLWDPLLSLLSSPHPEIVAHTCWIIGTAIQNNIKAQAAFYIHETFSRILDIIYPASSTSSYPSSVRAKATYALSAALKHWPLASYALHTSSSSENGYSTLKRGVNDPEAIVRRKMAFLVGTLAMQSGERYEGEIPSEGLKREGVFTALVEGLKQGVDDVEYEENAMRTLVRAHQKGGLTASEKSDVKTIWEKWGKQGRQERGLDGEDGEEVSDALSA; encoded by the exons atGCCGGATATTAACGAATTGCTTCGCTGGTCAATCGCAAACTCCACTGCTCCTAATGCGGACACTTCTGAGGAACTACAGATACGCTTCAATCCCAATTCTACCCAGAGCGGCACTTCCACTCTTCATGCTTCCGATTCGGGACTCCCAGATGTCTCTCCAGCGTCGACGCCAGGACCTGCCACGCCTAAAGATGGAAGCTCTCTACCATTGCCACCCGGTGCAGAGGTAGCGGGCGCCAAAAGAGAGGATTTGACGTCGGAAATGCTGGATTTGATTTTGGGCAAGGGGGATAGTATCACcatgaaggagaagatggcgTTTGCCATAGATGAGAGCAATTCCGTAGAAGACAGGGTGGAGGCTCTGGACGATTTTGAAATG TTAATTGAGCTCATTGACAATGCCAATAACATGCCTATATTAAAATTATGGGATCCTCTTCTCAGTCTACTTTCCTCTCCACACCCAGAAATAGTCGCCCATACATGCTGGATCATTGGTACGGCAATTCAGAATAACATCAAAGCTCAAGCCGCC TTTTATATACATGAAACCTTCTCTCGCATCCTGGATATCATTTACCCCGCATCTTCGACCTCTTCATATCCCTCGTCGGTGCGTGCCAAGGCCACATATGCTCTTTCGGCAGCCCTCAAACACTGGCCTCTCGCTTCTTATGCTCTTCAcacctcctcttcttcagaaaATGGCTACTCAACTCTCAAACGAGGTGTTAACGATCCTGAAGCTATCGtcagaaggaagatggcgTTCCTTGTGGGGACTCTTGCTATGCAGTCCGGTGAGAGATATGAAGGCGAGATCCCCAGCGAG GGTTTGAAACGAGAAGGTGTCTTCACTGCCTTGGTTGAGGGATTGAAACAAGGAGTAGATGATGTTGAATACGAGGAAAATGCCATGAGGACCCTCGTGAGGGCGCATCAGAAAGGCGGCTTAACTGCTTCTGAAAAGAGTGATGTGAAAACCATTTGGGAGAAGTGGGGGAAGCAAGGGAGGCAAGAAAGGGGTCTAGACGGTGAAGACGGTGAAGAGGTTTCGGACGCTCTCTCGGCATGA